In the Enterococcus saigonensis genome, one interval contains:
- a CDS encoding phage gp6-like head-tail connector protein, whose translation MDEDLLKEFKARMKIYHSSEDDNLKMILAASKEEIHTLVGSFDPKEYPRGKELIFERGRYAYNDQLEYFYPNFQESILNISFDLMAGDDVGD comes from the coding sequence ATGGATGAAGATTTATTAAAAGAATTCAAAGCTAGAATGAAAATTTATCATTCATCAGAAGATGATAATCTTAAAATGATTCTGGCTGCTTCCAAAGAGGAAATTCATACTTTGGTAGGAAGCTTTGACCCGAAAGAATATCCACGTGGAAAAGAGTTGATTTTTGAACGCGGTCGTTATGCATACAATGACCAGTTGGAATATTTTTATCCCAACTTTCAAGAATCGATTCTGAATATTAGTTTTGATTTGATGGCAGGTGATGATGTTGGCGATTAG
- a CDS encoding phage head-tail adapter protein, which produces MMLAISQNYKRPKTGGAELRTPVFFYAYVPNNGPFPGESQEKILHKAMAEVYNPSMKDWELLNTKNTKRAVTINIRDPLNEYQPSNKHIVELQDFHFLDEKEKFIRWNIIDVQPNPKDSRFIKIILGVTS; this is translated from the coding sequence ATGATGTTGGCGATTAGTCAAAATTACAAACGACCTAAGACTGGCGGTGCAGAACTTCGCACGCCGGTCTTTTTCTATGCTTACGTTCCGAATAATGGGCCTTTCCCTGGTGAATCACAAGAAAAGATTCTGCACAAAGCGATGGCTGAGGTCTATAACCCCTCGATGAAAGATTGGGAGTTACTAAATACGAAAAATACGAAACGTGCAGTCACAATTAATATTCGTGATCCGTTAAATGAATATCAGCCATCAAACAAACATATTGTTGAGTTGCAAGACTTTCATTTTCTTGATGAGAAAGAAAAATTTATTCGTTGGAATATCATCGACGTACAGCCAAATCCTAAAGATAGCCGATTTATCAAGATAATTTTAGGAGTGACATCATGA